Proteins encoded by one window of Acidimicrobiales bacterium:
- a CDS encoding amino acid ABC transporter ATP-binding protein — translation MTAPNTPMISLQGVSKTFNRTIHAVRDVDLDVAEGEVVVIVGPSGSGKSTVLRCINLLEIPTTGIVIVDGSNLTDVATDLDHVRAEVGMVFQQFNLFPHLTVLENITLAQRKVRGRSKSEASEMGMRQLTRVGIPDKADAFPRQLSGGQQQRVAIARALAMEPRVMLFDEPTSALDPEMVKEVLDVMLELASEGMTMVVVTHEMGFAKAAADRLVFIDEGEIVEVGAPEEVFSNPSQDRTRAFFDKILY, via the coding sequence GCCAATGATCAGCCTGCAGGGCGTCTCCAAGACATTCAACCGCACTATCCACGCTGTACGGGACGTGGATCTTGACGTGGCGGAGGGCGAGGTAGTGGTCATCGTGGGGCCCAGCGGTTCAGGCAAGTCCACCGTGCTGCGATGCATCAACCTCCTGGAGATACCGACCACTGGCATCGTCATCGTCGACGGCTCCAACCTCACCGACGTGGCCACCGATCTCGACCACGTGCGAGCCGAAGTAGGCATGGTCTTCCAGCAGTTCAACCTGTTCCCCCATCTGACAGTGCTCGAAAACATCACCCTGGCCCAGCGGAAGGTCCGGGGTCGTTCCAAGTCCGAGGCCAGCGAAATGGGCATGCGCCAACTCACCAGGGTGGGCATTCCCGATAAAGCCGACGCCTTCCCTCGCCAACTCTCCGGAGGCCAGCAGCAGCGGGTGGCGATCGCCCGAGCGCTCGCCATGGAACCCCGCGTGATGCTCTTCGACGAACCCACCTCGGCACTCGACCCCGAGATGGTCAAGGAGGTTCTAGACGTCATGTTGGAGTTGGCCAGCGAGGGCATGACCATGGTGGTGGTCACCCATGAGATGGGCTTCGCTAAGGCTGCCGCTGATCGTCTGGTGTTCATTGACGAGGGCGAGATCGTGGAGGTTGGCGCCCCCGAGGAGGTCTTCTCCAACCCAAGCCAGGACCGCACCCGGGCCTTCTTCGACAAGATCCTCTACTGA